TTCTAGTTCTACCTTGAACCATATAAAATAGATctaagtccattttttttttctgacaaccTTTATTGACgttgagtatctttttatgtgtctatttgcggtacgcgggcctctcactgctgtggcctctcccgccatggagcacaggctccggacgtgcaggcccagcggctatgactcagcggccatggcccagccgctccgcggcatgtgggatcctcccagactggggcacgaacccgtataccctgcatcggccggtggactcccaaccactgcgccaccagggaggcccataTGCTCATTTTTaagttgggttgtctttttactttttttaagttgtggtaaaatgtatataacataaaatttgccagtttagccatttttaagtgtatagttcagtggcattaagtacattcacattgttgtacaaccatcaccactgttcATCTCCAGAATcctctcatcttcccaaactgaaactatACAATAATTACCATTCccttctgcccccagcccctggcaaccaccattcaagtttctgtctctataaatttgactactctaggtacctcataagGTAGAATCATATaatgtttgtccttttgtatctggcttatttcgtCTGGCATaacgtcttcaaggttcatccatgttgaagaATGTGTcagaatttaattcctttttaaagctgaataatatcccattttacgtatataccacattttgcttatccattaaTTCGTCCATGgatttttgtgttgtttctatcttttggctcttgtgaataatgctgctatgagcgtGGGTGTACGAATATCTCTTTGAAtctctgatttcaattcttttgggtatatccTCAAAGTGgtattgccagatcatatggtaattctatatttaattttttttatataaatttattttatttctttatttttggctgtgttgggtcttctttgctgtgcgcgggctttctctagttgaggcaagcaggggctactcttcgttgcagtgcatagtttctcattgtggtggcttctcttgttgcagagcatggtctctaggtgcatgggctcagtagttgtggcttgcgggctctagagcacaggctcagtagatgtggcacatgggcttagttgctctgcagcatgtgggatcttcccagaccagggctcaaacctgtgtcgcatgcattggcaggcagattcttaaccactgcaccaccagggaagtccctatatttaattttttgaggaagcaacatactgttttccacaaggGCTGCActgtttacatttccaccagcagtgcacaagggttccagtttctctacatccttgccaacatttgtgatttgctgtttttgttgttgttgttttaataatagccatcctaatggatgtgaagaggtatttcattatggttttgatttgcatttctctaatgattagtgatgctgagcatcttttcatatacttactggccacttatatatcttctttgctttttacttttttggtgGTATTGTTTGCAGCGTGATGTTAGGTCACTTgctgaaaatcatatatcttatGTCTCTAGCTTTTCCTTGATTAACATTCTACTAACagtcaaaaaaggaaagaaatttaacaCACTTCAAATCAGTAGATATTTGTTAATTGCTCACAGTGTGCTTGGTACTTTTTTAGGAgttgggaatacaaagatgaataagatataaTCTGTGTTCAAAAGGATCTCAgtatttcctgaaaaaaaattttccaaaggGAAATCATACTGGCTCCTAGTGATCATCTTTTCTGTAAGTGAATTTAAACAATCTTGATTTTCTGTGCTTGACTCTTATGTTTGAAAGGAAATAGTGGGGATGATCTGTCTCTGCTCCATGATGTCTGAGGCCTCAACTAGAGAACACAAGGCTGGGACTGAAATAATTTGAAGATCCATTTACTCACATGTTTTGGGTTGATTCTGGCTCTTAGAGGGGACTTCGTTTTTCTCTCTACATGGGTCTTGTTACATGATCTCTCTGCTGAGGCTATTTTGGGCTTCCATATTGCATAAGAGagggatggatgaagggatggaggGATAGAAGGAGGGCAAGTGATTTGGAACTCGTGCAGTGTCAGTTCTGCTGCATTCTGTATCTTGAGGCAGTCAGTCATGAAGTCCTGCCCAGAGTCAAGGCGCTAAATATAAATGCTGCCTGATGAGGAGTGACAAGATTCTGGAAGATCATGTGAGACTGGAAATAATATCATGgttgtttggaaaataaaatctccCTTACCTACTCAGTACTAGGCTAACCAGGCTAtggttttaaccatttttttaattaaaaaatttgtttttaattaatttatttatttttggctgcattggatcttcgttgctgcgtgctggctttctctagttgcagtgagtgggggctactcttcattgcggtgcgtgggcttctcattgtggtggcttctcttgttgcggagcacgggctctaggtgcacgggcttcagtagttgtggtacacgggcgtGGAGTAgttgttgctccacggcgtgtgggatcttcccggaccagggctcgaatccgtgttccctgcactggcaggtagattcctaaccactgcgccaccagggaagcctaaccattttttttaaattagggtaACATTTGACTTTatcactcccattttccatttcAATATGTCTAAAAGATTACTAGAACAGTGCATATATTCCATGTGTTAGCTCTCGGGATTTAATTGATCTTGCCAGGAGCCCTAAGTGCACTTGGAATGCTAAgcaatgtcttataatttcccgacttttttttttttctttcaaatcaatATTTGTTCTGTCTTTTTCAGTCTGATAATCATTCTCTTTGACAAATAAAATAGTTGAGCAATCTGCTTTGCACTCTGTCATCCATTAACATAAAATTGTCAACCCTAGTTAGGAGGCTGTCTTTCCctgaatacaattttaaaagccCCTTGTTGTTGTCCTTGACATCTTTGCAAGCCTCAGCTCATTCTGGGTTTTAGTCTCCTGATTCTTCTAATCAAATTATGCCACTGTTCTCCGCTTGTCCTTTGTTATGAGGCTCTTCTTCtgccttttatatttatcttgttAGTCTGAGTTAATGAGAGTGGTGTCTAGccagtttttttggtttctttagaCATTACTCCTTTCTTACTGTGACCATTTTTAATACATAGAATTTCCTTTTGTGGTCCTTTCAACCTACTTGAGTTGCTTCCCTTTAGAGTATGGAGTACGTGGTCTGATTATGCTCAGCATTCTCTATCTAAGCTAACTTTCCAGGATGAATGTTAACTTTATCCAAAGATGCCTGTTCTTTCCATTTCACTAACCAGTTCCCTCTTGAGCATGAGCACTAGGTCCAGAATGTAGCAGTGTTGGTTGTCCTTCAATGGAAATGCTTTGGCAGACAGACAAATCAgaacatgatttatttatttatattaattaattaattaatttacttttgacCATGTTGGGTCctctttgctgcacgcgggctttctctagctgtggcgagtggggactactcttcgttgtggtgtgcgggcttctcattgtggtggcttctcttgttgtggagcacgggctctgggtgcacgggcttcagtagctgtggctcacaggctctagagcgcaggctcagtagctgtggcccatgggcttagttgctccacggtatgtgggaatcttcctggaccagggattgaacccgcgtcccctgcattggcaggaggattcgtaaccactgcgccaccagggaagtcccagaacatgctttaaaaagtggtttgatgacaaagtattttaaaactactGTGGATTAAGAACATATACTAAATCCAGCAAAATGGGATTTTAAATTTGGGGTAGGTAATTTATTAGGGAATGACTGATATGCTCAATTTGGATATTTTGGGGTATATAATAAGAAAGATCATGGATGACTGTATGTTATATGAAACAGTGGATAAATAAAACTCAGGTTTTCTTCTACTTCTGTCTTATGACTGGAGAAATGGAAGGACCCAGATGGTTGTAATCTAGTGTTTATTTTCTAACTGTATGCAACTTTTATTGATGTTTTTGACCCATGTTCCTTCTTCTTATGAAAGGAGGAGTTTGAGTTTTAATTGATTCCTCCTCTCAGCTCTGTTAGTGATGCAGTCTGGAAAAGGGAGTAATGCATCTCCTTAAATAAATCATTGttcttattttcaaattagagaGTGGAAACACAGGAATGTGaaagctgtttgtttttgttttgtgataaATGGTTGCCTATTTCCGAAGTGGTTTATATTCTCTTTGCCAAGACGGACTCTCTACTATGGTGtcatctattcctttttttttttttttttgcgttacgcgggcctctcactgttgtggcctctcctgttgcagagcacaggctccggacgtgcaggctcagcggccatggctcatgggcccagccgctccgcggcatgtgggatcttctcggaccagggcacaaacacgtgtcccctgcattggcaggcggactctcaaccactgtgccaccagggaagccctattcctttttttaaaattgcttttgtgtgtttcttttcagaTGGTCTCTTCCCATGGTGATGTCCATTTGCCACCGTGGCACTGGTATTGCCTTGAGTgcaggtatgtatgtatgtttttatgcGCACgtgaacacaaacacacacacacatactgctTTGAAAAACTTTGCTGTTTCTTTGGCTCTTGGCAATGCCTACTCAGAAACTTGATTTAGAGAAAATGATAAGTCATTTAAGCTtattgtttgttcatttctttaacaATTAATTATGAGTTCACACAATGCTCAGGTTCTTTTCTTAGCCAATTTTTAAATCATCCCTAGCATGTCCTGATAGTATGTTTGTCATTACAGAGAACAGATACAGAAATATAATGGAGATAGATTGGCTGACTGACCAAACATAGTCCAAGATTAACCATCAACCTTATTCTTTCAGAAACTCAGTTTTAGCACCCAGTTTTCATCACCTAGAATTGATCAGGTGCAAAAACATTAACTCATTCTCCAATCTCAAAAATTCTTGGTTAAAAGTCAgaatgtctatttatttatttatatgatatGAAATACAGCTGCATAGTGAGTCGTATGCTGGTCTTAGTGCATCCTTTTCAGGTAGTAAGGTTTATTACAGGTAGGATGTACAGATTATAGTCAGGTTTCTGGAGTCTGATGGATCTTTCCACAGTAGGGAGGTACTTTATAAGAGGATCAGCTGTATTTTAACAGTTTTCTCTGGCTAGTGCTGGAGACAtggacatatttttgtttttcataatatcCTTTGGGGGCCCCTCCTAGGCTTCCGTAGAGTGTGTTTTCACTGAAGTGGTCATCAACAGGACTAGTGGCTCAAATATAGGGATCCTGTATTTAGGGAGCAGCTGCTGAGACATTGGAGAAATTATCCAAAACTAAGTCTCTGCTATTCACAATTAGATTAGTTTTGTTGGTAAGCAAGTAAAGATAGGAATTCCTATCTAAGATCCGGTATTATCATTCCTATGTTACCGTTCCTTAGGTTATTATATaacttgtaattattttatttgcttagttTTTATAAATCTCTTTTATTAGGCTGTAAACTCTTCATAAAGTAGGAACTGCATCTATCTTATTTACCTTTCATATCCTCTAGCACTCAGTAGGTGCTTAGTTAATCTTTATTTACTAAATGAGTACAACCATGTAAATCACTTTGCTCATAGTGGTCATTTCAGATATGTTCGTTCCTTCTAACTTCTAATTAATCTCCTGTTATGCATTAGAAATTGGTTAGTGATAATAATAGCCTCTACCCTCAAGGGTGAAAGAGTCTAAGGAGtaagacaaataaatatttataatgcacTGTGATAACTTTTTAATAGAGATATGAGATCCCAGAGGAGAGAACAACTCTTCAGGAATTTGAGAACTTGAAAGAAGGATGAGTAGGAGAATTCATGAAAAGGAGGTAGAGGAGGACTTTCCAATGGATAGACTACCTTATACAAAGGCACAGGGTTTGGAAAGCATCCAGAGTCCTGGATAATGATAACTAGATCTGCTTGTTTAAGAGTTGTGTTATGGGAGAAGCAGCAAAAGATAAGGCTGGAAAGTGCGCCAGACAGTAAAGGACTTTGACTGCTGTGCTGAGAAGTTGGAACTTGATCCCATTGACCATGGGAAGTCATAAAAGGTTCATGTTCTCATTTGTTTGGCCTAGACAAGTCCATGATTAGGTATTTATTCAGACTATAGAGATTTTGTGGCcaatatataaattatgaaaagCATGTTGAACTAGAAAAGCATGATGACACTAGTTTGACTTTATATAGAATTTATTGAGGAAGACCTTTACAAGCAGTCCTttaaaagatggagagagaaggcTAGTAACACTCTTTCATTGCTTAGATTCTGTAGGGATTAAAATACTCGTGATTTTTCATAGTGATAGACAGTATAAAAATCTAGGTGAAATTAGGTAAATGCTTGAGAGTGACAGGTACCTGAAGCTGCAATGTGAATGAGACTGGGAAAGGGTAATCAAGATGCAAcatacaacaataaaaagaatgagattcaaaaaagaaaatatgagtgcCAAACAACAGATATTTTAGAGGAATACAACTATAAATAAATTGTACAATTAACTTGAATGGGTAGAAGAATGGTCCTGAATGTTTTGGATAGTCTTTAAAAACAGGTTAGATTGGAGAATCAGAACTTCAGTGAAAGGTCACTTGACTGTATAGGCAAACCTACTGCTCAGGCAGTCGTTTCTTTTCTAGAAAAGCCAAAGGACTTATAGATATATAAAGTAACTAATGGAACTCTGAAATGACTGTTTTTTTCATCTGGGCTTTTCATGAGATGGGACCGGCGTCATCGATTCTCCAATGTGCTGTGTTATACCCTTGTCATTCCCGACTGAGGCagtttagagaaagagaaaagagcataAACTTTGGAGTTAGATCTGAGTTCAGTTCCAGCTCTGTCACTAGCTAGCTACTGTATCATCACTATCTTTTCTGGTTATAATAATGCCTAGTTAggactgtgagaattaaatatatagaatttgAGCTGTAAATCAGGGTTCCCATGGCCCCTTCCtaaggtttgataatttgctacaGAAGAGCTCACCATAACTCAGGAAGACACTTTATTTAGAcatactgttttgtttcttttttttttttttttttttttttttttttttttttttttttttgccatgtggcttgtgggaccttagttccatgaccagggattgaacctgtgccccctgcattggaagtgtggagtcctaaccactggaccgccagtgaaGTCCCAAGACATACTGGTTTTTACAATAAAGGatcaacttctttattttattattttttttaaacttgcttcagaacttttttttctggctgcattgggtcttcattgctgcactcaggctttctctagttgtggcgagtgggggctgctcttcgttgcagtgcatgtgcttctcatcgcggtggcttttcttgttgtggagctcgggctctaggagcacaggctcagtagttgtggtgcacgggcttagttgctccgtgacatgtgggatcttcctggaccagggctcgaacccgtgtcccctgcattggcaggtggattcttaaccactgtgccaccagggaagtcctcaactcctttatttaaaaaaccaaacgagtcttccctggtggcacagtggttgagagtccgcctgccgatgcaggggacacgggttcgtgccccggtctgggaagatcccacatgccgcagagcagctaggcccgtgagccatggccgctgagcctgtgcgtctggagcctgtgctccgcaatgggagaggccacgacagtgagaggcccacgtactgcaaaaaaaaaaaaaaaaaaaaaaagcaaacagaggagatacacagggcaaggtatggggaagcAGAGAGGGGAGTATgtatggagcttccatgccctctctgggcacACCACTCTCCCAGTACATCTTTGTGTTCAGTGACCTGGAAGCTGTCCAAGTCCTGTAGTTTAGGGGGTTTTATGGTGGCTTCATTGCCTAGGCaaggttgattaaatcattggccattggtgattagCTCAATCACCAGCCACTCCCAGGtgtggtggggttgggggagggaggtggacaggggaggggagggaggtatGGGACTAAAAGTCCCAATCCTCAAATCATGCCTTGGTCTTTCTGGCAGCTAGACCCCATTCTGAAGCTGTCTAGCCgcccgctccccctcccccccagctaCTAATTATCTCATTAGCATACAAAAAAACCTTTCCTTTCACTCCAGagattacaagggttttaggagctgtgtgccaggaattgGGGGAAAAAGACCAAATACGTATTTCTTATTGTATCACATCTTCAAACAAGGAATATCAGTATCAGTAAGTTAATCAGAAGAGATTTTGGCCAAAGCTTTCCTCTTTACAAATGAAAAGTATAtgagaagaaattaaatatgaaatttcCTAAATCCTCCTCTGATGTCTAGTGTACTGGAAGGTAGGAAGTAGCCTCTCCTCCTAGAATCTGAGTGCCTGAGGAGGGACTCCTCTAACAGCCAAacaatttaaattatgaaaacaaagcCACTGAAGCTGTCCCATCTAATCACTAAGAAAAACTAAATGGTGCTTTCACTTGGCTGCCAAGACCAACTTCAGCCTGCTCCTCTGCAGTTAAGTGCTACATACAGAACTGTGCGGATTGTCAGTAAGTCCTGTTGCCACTTCCAGAAGCCATCATAAGTTCTTTCAGACACTTTCCCAGCAAGCCTCTGCAGATGTCActgccaaagaaaatgaaaacatctaaAAGGGACTTGGTGGACCTGTCCAAATGATGATTAAAACTCAGGTTGGCAGTACCTGATTGCTGTCCTAGCTAAAGTGTTGTCAAACTAATCTCATATATTCTGCCTGTCTGCTTCCCTGCAGCCTTGTGGGGGGGGGCGGCACGTGGCAGGCAGGAGTATTCATGCATTGAGGGAAAACAAAGCATTTCTGAGAAGCATTTTCTCTTCTGGTGACAATCAGTTTTTCCAGGTCATCCCCTCTTGACAATTCAAGGACTAAGACATGGAGTAGGAAGGGCTGAGAATGAGATTTTTAGCTACAAATGATCAGACATTTTCTGAGAGGTAAAAGATTAAATATTCCAACtattaatgtaaataataatcACTACCAGGCCTGTATTAggaactttatatatatgtatttaatttaattctcacagtccTAACTAGGCATTATTAAAAGCAGAGAAGGAAGTGATGATATAGTAGCTAGTTAGTGACAGGACTGAACTCAGATCTGTCTTAACCAAAGTTTGTGCACTTTTCACTCTCTCTATACTGCCTCTGTCTGGAATGACTGGGATTCCTAACATGTGACATATCACATTTGAGAATCAATAATTCATGTCCCATCTCACAGAAAGCCCAAGAGAATAAAACAGTAATTTCAGAGTTCCGTTAATTACTTTATAAATCTGTAAGTCCTTTGGCTTTTCTAGAAACAAAGCTGACTGCCTGAGCACTAGGTTTGCCTGGTCTCTCACTGAAGGTCTGATTCTCTAATCCGACTTGTGTGAATATCAGTGTGGAACAGGAAATGAGCATGGTAATGTCCAATTTAATTTCTGAGGTTTGAGATGTACAATATCCAACAACATATTAGTAGGTAACTCTGgttatttaagaataaaagttttttctttccgTTTACAAGGATAATTTTTTTCACATAGCTACTAAATTGTTAGGACATAAATATTTGAGTTGTTTGAATCTAACTACTTAATAAACAGAACTGTTAGGTTTTTCTTTTGGCTTGGGGGCATCatgaaaaaaattcctgaaaacaCTGAGGTACCATGGAACTGAGATAGTTTGAGAAGGTTTGGGAGGAAGATATGACCCAAGAGCGTTCAAGGATCTTTGACAGCCTGGATAGATAGGAAGCTAGACGATCACAGGAGCTCCCCACTATCCTCTGAATTTCAGTGCAAACCTGAAGTTCCGAAACCTCGACAGCCACACATATGCCTCAGATACCAGGCTCAGCTTTGATCTGTGCAGCAAATGTGACAGCAGTCTACCAACTGAGTCCTAGGAATAGCCACTCAGCAACACTAACCTCTAGGAGACCAGACTCTGACGTGGCTGCCTCATCCTAGGGTGTGAACAGCATGTCTTCCTTCAGCCTTTGCTTCTCCTATGAATGCTATAAAATTCTGACGCATCTGAGGTTTCGTCAAAGAGCTGCAAGCCATGGTAGTTATTCTCAGCACCAGCATTCTTCCAGACTGATGGAGAAATGGACGGCAcccaaaagtttttaattttgatgaagtccaatttattattttgttgcttCTGGTTtgctgtcatatctaagaaaccactgcTAATCCAAGGTCgtaaagatttactcctatgttttcttggttttatggttttagttcttacatttaggtctctgatccatatTGAGTTAAATTTTTGTATGGTAGAGATTtgagtgatttaaaattttttcccattcttctccTTGGACTGAatgtactgttattattttttcttactgaGATGATGATATAGATGCAGCCAGAGGTGGCTTCTAAAATGATGGGTGAAGTTTTTATAGAGTTTTTATAGAGAGATGTTGAAAGAAGGAGCAATATGCTAAAATATATGGCAAATTTAAGAGATTAGGGTCAGATTCCAAATAACGTATCTTCCACTGTGAATGTGAACATTAGTTTAAATCTTccctattttaaaatggtttagaATTGTGTGAAGTCCTAGGGGCTGTCATAGAACCCAGTTTTATGTGTTACATTGGTTGTAGCTGGTGTGTAGCTGTGACGGGCTTACTTTGTTTCTCCGCAGGGGTCTCTCTTTTTGGCTTGTCAGCCCTCTTGGTCCCTGGGAGTTTTGAGTCTCATTTGGAACTTGTAAAGTCCCTGTATTTGGGGCCAGCGCTGATCCACACAGCCAAATTTGCACTTGTCTTCCCTCTCACGTATCACACCTGGAATGGGATCCGACACTTGGTAAGTTAATTGTAGGCTTGTACATTTTCTGGGTGAAAGGAATGGAGAGCCTGGaaggattttctctttcctggtctGGGTTTAGTGCTGTTCTTAAAGTTAGTTGTGCTGGACCTTTGTTCAGGGGCCTCTTGGGGAAAGCTAAACTAGATGCTCTGTTTAGCCCAGGTAGCCCAGCTGGTGATATAGCTGAGACTGGATGTAGGTCTGGCAGATTCTTGCAGGGTCTCAGTGAACTCTTTTAGTTTCAAGAGGGATGTTACTAAAAGAGACCCATGAAGCCAGGCCATACATCTGGCATAGAAGGCATATTTATCAGACAAATAATAGTTACTGCTTTCAGTCTAAACTTCCTGTCAACACAGAGTGACAAATTTGGCTGGAGTCAAATATTCTGACGTTTATTATCTTGATATTGGATTGTGttaactgcttttgttttttgtttgttttgaaccATTAGAGAGAATGGGGCCAACTTTAACAAGCAACTGGGTGCTAGGATCCCAATATTGAGTTTAGGAATCTTTTGATAGCCTGAAATCTGACCATGTTGCCTCCTACATGACCTTGGGGTCAGTTCAAACTGGTGTCTCCTTCTATTTATTAAGGAATTAAAGCTTAATCAAACCTGCCCCAGGTCAGAGATGAATCTCTCCTACAGcattttaagatttatattttGTGGTCTCCCTACCCCTAGTCTTGCTTCCTTTCCCAGGAAGATAATTACAGCTTTATTCTTTCTGGTTTTCCATACTTTCTCAACCTAAGCCATCGGTCAGTTGGATGCTCTTGCCTTAATTTGACCTTTCATAACTTCCACATCAGAGCCTAGAGATAAGCACTTTCTGAATTGTATTCTGGTCCAATAGACAGTTTAATGGAATCAGAAGAGTGAGAGACTAAATGATCTATTAAATTAAGTGTATCTATCAACTG
The genomic region above belongs to Phocoena sinus isolate mPhoSin1 chromosome 1, mPhoSin1.pri, whole genome shotgun sequence and contains:
- the SDHC gene encoding succinate dehydrogenase cytochrome b560 subunit, mitochondrial isoform X2, translating into MAAIWLSAVPLGTTAKEEMERFWNKNTGSNRPLSPHVTIYRWSLPMVMSICHRGTGIALSAGVSLFGLSALLVPGSFESHLELVKSLYLGPALIHTAKFALVFPLTYHTWNGIRHLMWDLGKGLTISQLYQSGVIVLVLTVLSSVGLAAM